In Phragmites australis chromosome 16, lpPhrAust1.1, whole genome shotgun sequence, one DNA window encodes the following:
- the LOC133896057 gene encoding large ribosomal subunit protein eL13y-like — MVKHNNVIPNGHFKKHWQNYVKTWFNQPARKQKRRIARQKKAVKIFPRPTAGPLRPIVQCQTLKYNMKSRAGRGFTLEELKAAGIPKKLAPTIGISVDHRRKNKSLEGLQANVQRLKTYKAKLVIFPRRARKVKAGDSTPEELATATQVQGDYMPISRGEKRSIEVVKVTDEMKAYKAYGKLRLERMNKKHLGARQKKAAEAEKDEKK, encoded by the exons ATGGTGAAGCACAACAACGTTATCCCCAACGGCCACTTCAAGAAGCACTGGCAGAACTATGTCAAGACATGGTTCAACCAGCCCGCGCGCAAGCAGAAGCGCCGCATCG CTCGTCAAAAGAAGGCTGTGAAGATCTTCCCACGACCAACTGCTGGCCCCCTTCGCCCCATTGTGCAATGCCAGACTCTGAAGTACAACATGAAGTCAAGGGCTGGGAGAGGCTTTACCCTTGAGGAGCTGAAG GCAGCAGGCATTCCAAAGAAGCTTGCTCCAACCATTGGCATTTCTGTGGATCACCGCCGCAAGAACAAATCACTTGAGGGACTGCAGGCTAATGTCCAGAGGCTTAAGACATACAAGGCCAAGCTGGTTATCTTCCCAAGGCGTGCTCGCAAGGTCAAG GCTGGTGACTCTACTCCTGAGGAGCTTGCCACTGCCACCCAGGTCCAGGGTGACTACATGCCTATTTCTCGTGGTGAGAAGCGCTCGATTGAGGTTGTGAAGGTTACCGATGAGATGAAGGCATACAAGGCCTATGGTAAGCTCCGTCTGGAACGGATGAACAAGAAACACCTTGGTGCCCGCCAGAAGAAGGCTGCTGAGGCGGAGAAGGACGAGAAGAAGTGA